CATAGTTATTAAGTAACTTACGACTATCTCCTCGACCTAAATGTGGTATACCGAAGCTAGCTATAAAGCGCCAATCGTCTATTGGCTCTCGTAATGAGCGCTGCAGTTCGGCTACAAGATTTTGAGATTGTTTAGGGCCAAATCCCATGCTTTGAAAATCTTTTTCTGAAAGCCCGTATATTTTGGGTAATTCCGCAATTCCATGATTCAGTAATGTAGAAATCGTTTTTCCTCCAAAAAGGTCGATATTACCATAAGTTAACCTAGTCTAGGACCTTTGTGGTTAGGGGCCTCAATTCCATCATCAAAGGAAACTGTAGGTAGTGCTTGGCCATCCGATATGGCATGTTGAACAGTCTCGTTTTGACTGATGCGTTGGTGTAATGATGCAACTTCCTTAATTTTGACGGATTCCCTAACAGTACTTTTGTCATCCTCGCTTAAATTATGTATAGACATTGTTCTTTCTAAATTGGTCAAGGCGCCCAGGACTGGCGATGAAAGCGCAAGTGATTTAAGTGCATCAAACCCCATCGTTTTACCGACAGTCACCACAAACTTTTCATCGAATCGAAGTAGATTCCCCGTCATGACTCCATCGCCAAAACCACATTCGAATTGCACATCGGCATAAGGATTAGGAAGATTATGAAAAGATGGGCTTAGCCTCCACTTACCGTTTCCTTGGTCGTACATTTCAATATTTTCAAGTCCATTGTTCGTATGATTCGTTGCTGCGGATAATATCGCCCGGCGAAACAACTCTTCTTTATCTGTAACTGGGTCGGCACTGAATTTATCAATTGCGTAACAGATGTGACCGTAATTAGGCCGCTGAACGTTACCTAGTTTCGGGTCGTCAGCCAGGAGCGTTTTAAATGAAATTCGATTGTATTTCATGATAATTCGATTTGGATTGGAATCCTCTTCGAGCTTCTCGAATCGTTCCGTGCGAGCGTAGTTGTATGAGAATAAAACCTCTTCCCCGCAATCCAGTGGGACCACTCTATTTTCACAAGTGTTAATAGAGGCGTCCTTCTCCACTGAGGTAAAGGTAGCTCCAATTCGTGCATCGTTGTAATAACTCGTTGTATTCAGCTTGGCAACAAACCGGCGGGCTATGCCGTCCACTTCGTCTTCATAGTCCACTTTAGGTTTTGGGCCTCTGAATGAGCACAGCGCTCCCTGAAGTTGTGGGGTAATAATACTTGTCCTTTCTCCTCGTTGAAATTCACGGATCGCTTCTACTAGGCGACTTAGCTCTCCTAAATCTCTGATGGGCTCATTGTGCTGAGAGTTTTGAGGATTCAGTTGTGGTGCACCGAAATCTCCATGAGCAAAAGTCATGACATAAAGTTTTTCAGCTTCAGTGAGCGTTTCCCATCGTTTATCAACTTCACTTAGTAGTTGCTGGCCAAACTCACCAGGAAGGAAACTTGCAAAATAATGATGAACTCGCCCATCCCTTTCTTTGATAGGAAATCGACCGTGATCAATTTGTGGATCAAGATGCGCAGGGTCAACCGCGGCCCAGCCGGCATTCACATATCCGCGATCATAAACAAATCCAACAAAACCAATTTTTTGTGAAGGATCATTGTCGTAGACAAGGGTGCCAACCGGCAGATAGTCCTGAATGTCGTTTTCCCACATAGAAAGACGAATGAATAATTTTCGGTTGTCATGACCAGTCATCGATTCTTCTCCTGCTCAGATCGAGCCTGTAATTTTTCAGCAGATTTTGCCATTGCCTTTTCAATGTCCGGAGCTAGCTCTTCTTCGACCAAAAACAAATATCGCAAGCTTCCTGAGTGACCTCGATCAAGAACTCTAATAATGTCGGGTAGAGCACCCATCTCATTTAGATAGGCAGCAAAAACACCGAAAGTTACACTTATGTCTCCTCTTTCGGCTCGGCTGATTCTATTTCTATCTACTGGCTGTCCAAAGTATTGCGACAAAACGGTTTTGCCGAAGTTGCTGGTACTGCGCTGATCCCTCGGCAAGCTCCTTCTGTATCGAGCGAGAACTTCACCAAAATAGCTAAGAAAATTCTTGGGGTGCCGTTCGTGTGGAAGAGGATCCTCTCCGAAGATATTCCGCTGAAGGAAACTGTCTAGGTCAAGATCGTTTTCAGAGTCATCGTTCATAGCAAAACCCGATTCTATTGGACACAATGGTGTCATCTATTTATTTGGCAAGATATATAATTGGTTTTGAGGGGAGGTTAATGCAATAAAAAAAGAGCAAAAAGTGGAGATTTCTAGCGAGGAGTGCATGTTGCTTTATATATGATGCAGTTCAACAGCAGGTATAGATGTTTTTTCTTTATAGTTATCTTGATTCTAAAGTAAACCACTGGGATGGAGATAGTTATGATCGATAATCAGAAAAGCTGTACGGTTGCCGATGTCAATGCGCGGCATTTTTTACGTTGCGAATTGGTCCTAGCGGCCATAGAGATGTCAGAAAAGCCCACGCTTGAGCATATAGTGGAGAAGTGCCATTTGCCTGAAAGAACAGTGCATGCAATTTTCAAGAGGCTGGCTGATCAACATAGAGTTTCCATCGTGCGCGTTAATGGGCGTAGGCATGGTTACTATAGGATCGCGGACTGGGGCAACCTTGATCGCCTGCGTGTTGTTGATCATATTACAGGGCTTGGCCAAGGTACCCTTGGTGAGAGGGTGTCCACGGGGGTGGCGCCGGAAATCGTATTTGTATGACAGAAGAGTGACAAATAACGTCAGTTTGAAATATCTAGAGCTGATAATAGGCTAAAAATACGGTCAAGCAACTGAAATATAGGGGGAAATGGCATACTATGTTTTAAAGACATTCAAAGGGTGCGCACCAAATGAAAGATGTAGCAACCGAGCTTTATAGAGCTGTGATATCGGTCAAATCCAGCGGAGAGAAGTTAGGCGGTAAAAATGATACAAAAGACAGCCTGCTAGAGTTGGAATTTGGGGGGGAGACAAGGCAGCTACTCAAGGTGCTTGCTGATACATTTGTACAGTCCGAGGAGCATTTTGCTTCTAACCTACTACACCACGCGTTAGCTGAAACACTTAAGATCCTACCTGATATTTTGCCTTCTGATGAATTTGAATCGCTGGAACAACGAATAATAGGTACTTTAGGTATGTCCTCCTATTTGTCGTTGCGACCGATTTTTGGCTACACGCAAGGATTACGAATCCCAAACTTCGGCGAGATTACTACTAAGAACAGCATTGTTCTGGGTAATTGGGGTTGTCTAGAGAGGAATATCAATATCACAGACCCATTTACTGGGAATGAACTTTATTCGTATAGCCTAGATAATAAGCCTTCGATTAGTATTGATGGGACAACTTTGCAGTGGGCTGAGACCAATGTTAAGCCTGTATATCTAAGCCCGGTCAATAGTGGAAGCTTAGTCAATGATATAGAAAATGCAGACATTCTTAGAGTGGGCGAGAGTGGCTACTTCTATAGAGAGGATGAATACGTCGATGCATTAAGCTTCAAGCCTTACAGTAATTACAATCGTGAGTTGATCCAAGATGCTCGGTTCACGGATTTGTTCAATGTTCGAGGCATGGAGAATGGAGAGCCATTGGTTGAGCCTAAGTCAAAGCTGTACAGTTCAGCGTCACAAACTGAGGACGGTAGCTGGTACGTGGGGGCTATGAGAGTCGTTGGATACTCCTCTAGTGAAGTTATTATTAACCCAGCGGAACAGTGAGATGAATAGAAGATTCAAGAAGTGCTATTCAAACTCTTTCCAGGCTAAGGTTATTGGTAGTCTTAAAGAAAACTCAAATCTTAGAAAAGAAACTGAAGCCTACGTTTTACCAGTATCGAATGATGAAGCTAGGGTGGCTGAAATCTTTGCGGACACTTTGGGGGTGGATGCCTCTACGTTGGTTGAAACCTTAATGGCCGCCGAGCTTGCTAGGATGCTTAGGTTGAAGCGCAAAGGAGCTACCTTTAGTGAGATGAATGGGTTTTATAATGAAGTAATTGAAATACAAGCTGCGCAAAAGTCTGAGATTGATAAGCTGGTTGCAAATTATTTACCAATTGATCTGGACGAACTACAAAACTCGAATCTAGTTAAGTATGCGAAAAAGAACTTAGGACTTAGAGTAAATAATTATAGGCCATATAGGTTAGCTAATTTCGACGGGAAGCCCGTTATCGAAATGATTTTCTATATAGATCAATCGAGAGAAAGAAAATATTCTCAAGCATGGCTTGGAATAAAAGGAGCGCCAATAAAAAGCCTTACTTTTAGCAAGGTTAGTTATTTAAATGAATTTGTTCACCAGGTTTCTATTTTTGCAAACCTGTTTGATCTGGAATTTTGTCATGTTGGGAGCCGAGGTCTTCGTTACGAACGATAGGCTTTAGCTTGAATGCGGCCAATGCGGTCGATGATAAACTTGAATGTCGCGTTGGTGTAGGGTTTTGTAAGAAACTCGTCAAACCCTGCTTCAAAGCACCGCTCCCGGTTTCTTGTGGATGGTTCGGCTGTTAGTGCAAATATAGGAATATGACCGCTATCTCCATCAGTCTCCCATTTTCTAATTGTTTTGGTAAATTCAAACCCGTTCATGGTGGGCATAAAACAATCTACAACTAAAGCATCAAAGTGATGTGAGTTGTATTTCTCTATGCCTTCTTTTCCATCTTTGGCTAAAATTAACTCAATACCAGAGAGCTGGCAGTATTGCTGGAATACCAAACGGTTTATAGCTGAATCTTCGACATATAGTAGCGTGAGTGGTTTTTCTACTTGGGCTATCTCCTCCTTGGATACAACTTCCGATGCTGAAGTAAGTGGGAGCGATATATTGAATGAAAATTCTGATCCTTCGCCTAAGGACGTTTCTTCAAGTTTGAGTGATCCCATTAGCCGAATTGATATTTTTTGAGCGATTGTCAATCCCGTACCTAAGCCAGCGTATTTCTTATTTACCGGATCCTCACCAATATGAAAGAGTTTGAATATTGAATCTCGTTCATGCTCACTAATACCAACGCCGGTGTCTCTCACGATAATTGAAATATTCGCGGCAGAGCCGGTAGTAGTAATATCACATAGTACTGATATTCTTCCACTCTCTGTAAATCGCACAGCGTTGTCAACCAGAGCATTGACGACTTGACTAATCCTAACCCAGTCGCCTTTTACGTACAGTGTGGAGTCAGAGTTTATTCCGTTGATTTTATAAGAGTAGTGCAAGCCTTTCGCCGTAACATGGTTATGGTGTGACTTAAGGAGTACATCAATGCAGTCGTAAAGAACAAATCCAGAGATTCTAAGAGGGAATTCTTGATACATATCCTGGATGGATGCGAGCAAGTCATCAACCATCACCGTTAACTCTTTGGAATATTTTTTGGAGAAATCAAGGCTTTTAATACTCTCCTTTAAATCAGCGCGAATCTCTGTCAATGCTTGATATTGTTCTGGTGTGGCTCCCTTATTTAATTTCATTAAGCGTGTTTGCGCCGTCAGAATAAACTGCTCAACTAGGTCTACACCGGAAACGACGCCAACCAGCGGCTGCCTCATTTCGTGACTAACATTGGCAACAAATATGTCTTTTTGAGCGTTTGCTTTATCGGCTTCTTCACGCGCTTCTGTGGCAATATGAACCTGCTTTTCCAGCTCCTGGGCTCGATGTTCAAGGGTGGTGTTGGCCATGCTTATTTGTCGTCTTTGATCAATAACCGTGGTGGCAACCCGTTTTAAAGCTTGTTTAACTCGAGTGAACTCATCTGAGCCAATATCCTCCTCCTTAATCCAGCCAAGGTTTTCTCGTTCGAAATCCAAAATGTTTTCTAGTATCTTCCCAAGAGGACCGCTAAATGACTGATAGAGAGCGTAGTAGAGCGGGGAGCAAATTAATATTGTTATGAGAAGTAGAAGTGAGTCGCCGATTGCTGCTTGCCAAGAGATTCCCTCAGTACTATCAACATCGATTATGACCTTTAGTTTCCCTATAAATTCGGGGCGGCCTTTGTCAACTCCTTCGTTAAAGTCGAGTTCGTCGAAATCAGGGACTACCGCAGCATGAAAAATATCTCTCTCAAATACGGTCGTACGTATAGTTGGTTCAAGATCCCCTGCGCTTGCGAATAGCGTACTGTCAACGTCATAAACAGCGATTCCTGCGACAGCGGTTTCGTCAACAAGTGTTTTGAGTACTTCGCCTAAATCTTCTTTGAGTCCACGGTTTAAAAATTGTGCCGAAGTTTTCCCGATTGCACTTTCAACTACAATCCGCAGCTCACCAACACGCGCCTTGGACAGCCCTTGCATATGCGAAAAAGAGAGTGCCGTTGAAAAGAGGTAGTAAATCACTCCCGGAACTAGAAACATCAAAAGCAATCTTCCTTTGATGGATATACGCTGTCTTAGTAGCTTAATTAGGGTCTTCATGGGCGAGCCCTTTCCTTCATAAGCGCGCGCACTTTTTGATGAGCCGCGTCCTCATCAAGACCAATTATGTCAAGAGAGCGGAGTACGTATTTGTTAAGCGAGACTTGGAAAGATTGAGTAAAGTCCGGTGCTGCCAAAGATTTGTTACTGTCAACATTCCGTGATTGTTGGTATATAGATTCTGCGATGTCCGCGAGTGACGAATAGGTTGTGGCAGCACCTCCGTTCTTTACGATGCCTCTACTGTACCCAATGGTTCCTTGGCGGTTAATGTCATAACTAGACAGCAGTACTTTTTCTAAAGGGACAGCGTCGAATAGGTGTGGGTCTTTAATGAGAAAAAGAATGCGATTCGAGCGTGTAAGTTCTATGAAGTTTTCAGTGGAGTTTATCTTGTTGAGGTCTACAATTTTTAAATTTACATGATACGCATCAGCTGCCGCTATAAAGTCTTGGAGGTAGTGTTCGGACGCTGGCGACTGAACTAGTACCCCTTTAGCTTGAAGTCCAAATATGGCTTTTGCGAGTGCGACTTGCTTGGCAGGATCGGGATCCGAGTAGATTGCTGAAATTGAGCGCTTGGTAGGCTTTGCTTCGGTGATAATTGACTCAAAAGAGCGTTTAGATACGAGTACTGCTATTACCGGGGAGTTACCGGAGCCGCTAAGAACTTCGCTGAGGGCTTCAGGCCCTATTGCGATAAGCAAATTTGAATCACCAGACATTGAGGCAGCGGCTTTGCTGGAAATAGATTCTATGCCTTTTAGGAGCTTTTTTTCCGTCTGGGACTTTAAAGAGTTAGCTGCTTGGTTGGCGTTGGGGCTAAAATCGTGCGGAATGGCAAAGTACACGTCTACCGCCCAAGAAAGGGGTGAACACATACAAAGCAGTGCCAAGACTAGCATTCGAGCTAGATGGCGTAGAAAAAATCTTCTCAAAACCACTGAGAAGATGCCGCTGATCTTCAATTTGTCTAACCACTTGATTTATAAGTCAATAAATGTGCGTTTAAAAACAATTATATACTCCATGCATCAGCAGGGATTAGTAGTTTGTTCATCCGATGTAGAAAATTGTTAGCTCACGTAGAAAATATATTATAATGTAGCACATTAGGGTGATTACGTGGATAACGATTGCATAAACAAATGCAGATCATACGTCATCATCGGCGCCGAAGATGTAACTGGCCAAACTAGGGTGATTAAATGAATAACAACGTCGTTCGCATGGACGCGCTTAAGCAAGAGTTTAAATCCTCCCCATCCGTTGAAATCACTGAGATTCACGCTGGGTTTTCACGTCGCTTTAACTTGATGATTGATTTAAGCGATATCGATGCGCCTTCTCTCAATGATGGCAGAGTAGGCTTTGCAGCAGAGCTATTAGGCGCCAGTCGTCCAGCAGTGACAGACTGGCTCACGAAGAACAAACCCCCGAAAGAGACCTCATTATTCGAGGTGGTTCGATGCTTTTTGAAGCATATCGACTCGGGTGAAGATATTTTGCCTGCTAGAGTGGTTTCTTGGCTTCGGTATGGTGATGAGGTATCACCGTGCCCTTTTGGGGTAGAGTATGAGGAAGAGGACAATCAAGAAATGATGCCGCTGGCAGCTAGTATCATTGCGGAAGAGGCTAAAGAGCTTGGATTTGGAGCCTCTAGCTATGATTTAGAGGCTGTGCTGAACCTGGTAGTTAAAACATTGGTGGATTTTGAGATACAGGAAAAAGTTGGAATAAAAGAGGTTCATAGGAAGATTGTTCAGCAACATATACGTACTCATTCAAGGTAACACCTCAGTAAAATGTATTGATTGTCAGAAACTGGCACCTAATACATTTAGTTAGGTTTAAAATCAACTAAACCATAAATTCCCTGTTGACTCCTCCCAACGTGCGGCTAGAATGTCTCTCAATGTAGAAAAAACCTTCACAGGAAGAAAAAATCTACACTCCTGCTGAAGAGGGCTTTTAATGGCTCGCTTCAGTCTTTAGATAAGCCAGAGGTATGGAAATATGACAACAGAGGTTGAATCTATGAGCAAACCACAAATGGCGGCAAGAGATGATAATAGAAAATTAGCGCTTTTAGTTGCAATTAACCGTATCCCAAAACCGAAGGAAAGCGACATCATTGCAGCTACTGGGCTTCCTAAGCGATGTATCTACGCTATGATCGATGCTCTGGGAAAAATGAACGTTGTCATTGAGCGAGCTAATGGACGTCGTTATGGATATTTTAAAATTGCTGACGGAGGAGTGTACGATCTCGAAAGAGCCCCAGAGGTACTTAAGCAAAATTATCCAAATATCTTTACTCAAATTGAAGATCTTGCGGTAAAAAAGGAGAGTGGGGCAACTGATCCGAGAGATGCCTCAAATGTAACTCCTATTAGTTGTTCTTACAGCCCGTCAGCTATAAGCGCAGAGGGATTACTGAGAGCGAAGTAGCTTGGATTGGTTTAGGTAGCCTGCAACTCTAGTAAAGTCCTCGAGCATCGAAGATAGTGCGAGTGATCTCGGCTTCGGTTTTCCTAGCAGGTAGCCTTGAACCAGTGGGCAGCTAAGATCTTGTAACTTGTGTAACGTGTCGACATTCTCTACGCCTTCGGCAATTACCCCAATACCCAATTTTGCAGCTAAATTTATTATGGCTTCGATAATTATTTCAGTACGCTTGTGATTTATATTGCCTGTTAATAGGTGGTCTAATTTTATATGGCTCACTGGGAAGCTGGAAAGATAGGCTAAAGAAGAGTTACCGGTGCCAAAATCATCAATCCCCACGCTCAATCCTAATTTCCGAAAATTCTCAATCTGATGAGCTGCAACTTTTGCATTCTTCATTATGCTGGTTTCTGTTACTTCAATTTCAAGTAGATTTGAAGGTATGTCGAATTCATAAAGCAATGCGCGAATATCGAGTAACAGTGTTGGATCCATTAGGTCCAGAGCAGATATATTAACCGCTACTGGCAGCTTGATATTCAGTTTCGAATTCTCCGATATCTCAAGCATGGTTTTTCGGAGTATTACCCTAGTAAGCTGAGTGATTAGCTTTGTTTTTTCAGCTAATGGAATAAATTCTCCTGGGGCGATATTTCCAAGCGCATCATGATTCCACCGGCATAGCGCTTCAAAACCAACAATACTACCAGTTCGTACAGAATATTTAGGCTGAAAATGCATTTGAATGTTTTGCCCTTCAGAAGATAACGGCTGCGTTAATATTGTGGACATGCCAGATAAAAGCAGATTGTGACGTTTTGATATCTCATCAAGGGCTGGGGAGTACGCCTTAAAAGATCTTTGAGATTCTTTTGCCGAATGAGCGGATAACATTGCGAGCCTGATTAACTCCTCAATGGAGCTAGAATCTTTAGGTAAAATCGAGGCACCTATGCTCGTTTTTACTGTTAACGAACGATTATGAATCGTAAATTGAGCGGAAAACTTCGATGCTATTTGTATAGGTATCTTAGAAGCGACTGCACGATCATGTGCCGGCAACACCAATAGAAATCCATCAGCCTCACAACTAAAAATAAGGCCCGTCTGTGTTAAAGATATAGATTCCAATACTTCTAGAAGATGTTTAGTAAAATCTTTGATGTGGCTGATGGGAAGTAGGGTGTTTATTGGTGTAGATGTAGACACTTTGATGTAGAAAAATATCATAGATGTCCCTTCGCGTGTAGCTGAAATAAGAGCTTCTATATCAGAATTCATGTGTCTGCAGGCGTCTAGTGATAGAGATTCTCGATCTGAATATTTATCTATATTAATTGTCTCTGCGGATTGTATGGACATCTTTGTACCCTGTATGTGCCTTTAATTATCTACATTCAATAGATAACATGGATAGAGTGTCAATTGATATCTATTGAAAAACAACACTTTCTCGTTAACATGTAAGTGTGATGCATGTAGGGGGCACAACTAGATCGGTCCGTGAAAAGATGCGTGAAATACCATTTGATGAAACGACAAATGAGAAGCTGAGACTCATGTTCTGACACCATAGTTTGGCCGTGATTTGACACCATACATTGGCCAAATTTCGCATTACTTCTTTGGCCGCGCAAGGGCGGTAGTTTTTAGCTATTTCTTTTGCATAAAAACTACAGGAGGTGTGGAGGAACTATTGAACAACAAAAGTGGCATGTGAATATGGCCAACTTAAGTGTACTAATACACCATACATTGGCCAAAGCGGCCAAACTATGGTGCCAACAACACTCAGGGTTCATGTTTGAGATAACACCAGTCGGGGAGTAAAATGGGCACATTTATTCAATTAATATATGGCCGAGAATCTACCTCGAAAAGATTGGCAGCCATCGACCGCTTATGGGGAATACATTTTGATTTTATTTAATGCTGATAAAGGTTCTGAAGTAAGTTCTCGATCCGTTTTAAAACACCTTGGATCT
This DNA window, taken from Teredinibacter purpureus, encodes the following:
- a CDS encoding HipA domain-containing protein codes for the protein MTGHDNRKLFIRLSMWENDIQDYLPVGTLVYDNDPSQKIGFVGFVYDRGYVNAGWAAVDPAHLDPQIDHGRFPIKERDGRVHHYFASFLPGEFGQQLLSEVDKRWETLTEAEKLYVMTFAHGDFGAPQLNPQNSQHNEPIRDLGELSRLVEAIREFQRGERTSIITPQLQGALCSFRGPKPKVDYEDEVDGIARRFVAKLNTTSYYNDARIGATFTSVEKDASINTCENRVVPLDCGEEVLFSYNYARTERFEKLEEDSNPNRIIMKYNRISFKTLLADDPKLGNVQRPNYGHICYAIDKFSADPVTDKEELFRRAILSAATNHTNNGLENIEMYDQGNGKWRLSPSFHNLPNPYADVQFECGFGDGVMTGNLLRFDEKFVVTVGKTMGFDALKSLALSSPVLGALTNLERTMSIHNLSEDDKSTVRESVKIKEVASLHQRISQNETVQHAISDGQALPTVSFDDGIEAPNHKGPRLG
- a CDS encoding helix-turn-helix domain-containing protein, giving the protein MIDNQKSCTVADVNARHFLRCELVLAAIEMSEKPTLEHIVEKCHLPERTVHAIFKRLADQHRVSIVRVNGRRHGYYRIADWGNLDRLRVVDHITGLGQGTLGERVSTGVAPEIVFV
- a CDS encoding response regulator; translated protein: MKTLIKLLRQRISIKGRLLLMFLVPGVIYYLFSTALSFSHMQGLSKARVGELRIVVESAIGKTSAQFLNRGLKEDLGEVLKTLVDETAVAGIAVYDVDSTLFASAGDLEPTIRTTVFERDIFHAAVVPDFDELDFNEGVDKGRPEFIGKLKVIIDVDSTEGISWQAAIGDSLLLLITILICSPLYYALYQSFSGPLGKILENILDFERENLGWIKEEDIGSDEFTRVKQALKRVATTVIDQRRQISMANTTLEHRAQELEKQVHIATEAREEADKANAQKDIFVANVSHEMRQPLVGVVSGVDLVEQFILTAQTRLMKLNKGATPEQYQALTEIRADLKESIKSLDFSKKYSKELTVMVDDLLASIQDMYQEFPLRISGFVLYDCIDVLLKSHHNHVTAKGLHYSYKINGINSDSTLYVKGDWVRISQVVNALVDNAVRFTESGRISVLCDITTTGSAANISIIVRDTGVGISEHERDSIFKLFHIGEDPVNKKYAGLGTGLTIAQKISIRLMGSLKLEETSLGEGSEFSFNISLPLTSASEVVSKEEIAQVEKPLTLLYVEDSAINRLVFQQYCQLSGIELILAKDGKEGIEKYNSHHFDALVVDCFMPTMNGFEFTKTIRKWETDGDSGHIPIFALTAEPSTRNRERCFEAGFDEFLTKPYTNATFKFIIDRIGRIQAKAYRS
- a CDS encoding winged helix-turn-helix domain-containing protein, whose product is MTTEVESMSKPQMAARDDNRKLALLVAINRIPKPKESDIIAATGLPKRCIYAMIDALGKMNVVIERANGRRYGYFKIADGGVYDLERAPEVLKQNYPNIFTQIEDLAVKKESGATDPRDASNVTPISCSYSPSAISAEGLLRAK
- a CDS encoding putative bifunctional diguanylate cyclase/phosphodiesterase, giving the protein MSIQSAETINIDKYSDRESLSLDACRHMNSDIEALISATREGTSMIFFYIKVSTSTPINTLLPISHIKDFTKHLLEVLESISLTQTGLIFSCEADGFLLVLPAHDRAVASKIPIQIASKFSAQFTIHNRSLTVKTSIGASILPKDSSSIEELIRLAMLSAHSAKESQRSFKAYSPALDEISKRHNLLLSGMSTILTQPLSSEGQNIQMHFQPKYSVRTGSIVGFEALCRWNHDALGNIAPGEFIPLAEKTKLITQLTRVILRKTMLEISENSKLNIKLPVAVNISALDLMDPTLLLDIRALLYEFDIPSNLLEIEVTETSIMKNAKVAAHQIENFRKLGLSVGIDDFGTGNSSLAYLSSFPVSHIKLDHLLTGNINHKRTEIIIEAIINLAAKLGIGVIAEGVENVDTLHKLQDLSCPLVQGYLLGKPKPRSLALSSMLEDFTRVAGYLNQSKLLRSQ